From Pseudonocardia autotrophica, one genomic window encodes:
- a CDS encoding dipeptide ABC transporter ATP-binding protein, with translation MTLSRPLTAASEDLPEAAPPLVSVRGLRIATTGGAPLVHGVDLDLDAGTTLGIVGESGSGKTLTAMAVAGLLPRGVVVTGGRIAVDGRDVTVRSPAERRGLLRDTFGVVFQNPAVSLNPRLTIGRQLREALPDADRRNRGRAWRRSLELLEHVGVGRAAQRLRAYPHELSGGLNQRVVIATAIARSPRVLVADEATTALDVSVQQQVLDLLDRLRDELRLGVVLVSHDIGVIADRAGRVVVMQGGEVVEHGGTGDVLDRPRDGYTRRLLAAVPRLDTPSPAGPPADAPVLLSGHDLVRDFPVAGGRGARLRAVDHVDITLRAGQALGVVGESGSGKSTLARILVGIDPGHHGTLTAFGEQVTGRVPARRRMLRRVQYVFQDPYAALDPRQTVAESIAEPIELAGTRDRRGRVPGRVAELLDDVQLARDLGTRLPHELSGGQRQRVVIARALALEPDVLIADEPVSALDLSVQAGILDLLTRLRAERDLTYLVISHDLAVVRGLCTDVLVLHDGVGIEQGPTDAIFTAPTADYTRRLLDAVPGRSRQRSSSVPHPATPRKDNP, from the coding sequence ATGACCCTCTCCCGTCCCCTCACCGCCGCCTCCGAGGATCTCCCGGAGGCAGCCCCGCCGCTGGTCTCGGTGCGCGGGCTGCGGATCGCCACGACCGGCGGGGCCCCGCTGGTGCACGGTGTCGATCTCGATCTCGACGCGGGCACGACACTCGGCATCGTCGGCGAGTCCGGCTCCGGGAAGACTCTGACCGCGATGGCCGTGGCGGGTCTGCTGCCGCGCGGCGTCGTCGTCACCGGCGGGCGGATCGCCGTCGACGGCCGTGACGTCACCGTCCGCTCCCCCGCCGAGCGCCGCGGGCTGTTGCGCGACACGTTCGGCGTGGTCTTCCAGAATCCCGCGGTCTCGTTGAACCCGCGGCTGACGATCGGTCGGCAGCTGCGCGAGGCGCTGCCCGACGCCGACCGGCGCAACCGCGGACGGGCCTGGCGCCGCTCACTGGAGCTGCTCGAGCACGTCGGCGTCGGGCGCGCGGCACAGCGTCTGCGCGCCTATCCGCACGAGCTGTCCGGAGGTCTCAACCAGCGGGTCGTGATCGCCACCGCGATCGCCCGCAGTCCGCGCGTGCTGGTCGCCGACGAAGCCACCACCGCACTCGACGTCAGCGTCCAGCAGCAGGTGCTGGACCTGCTCGACCGGCTGCGCGACGAGCTGCGGCTGGGTGTGGTGCTGGTCAGCCACGACATCGGGGTGATCGCCGACCGAGCCGGCCGGGTCGTCGTCATGCAGGGCGGTGAGGTCGTCGAGCACGGTGGCACCGGCGACGTACTGGACCGGCCACGCGACGGCTACACCCGCCGGTTGCTCGCCGCGGTCCCGCGGCTCGACACGCCGTCGCCCGCCGGGCCACCCGCCGACGCACCGGTGCTGCTGTCCGGCCACGATCTGGTGCGCGACTTCCCGGTCGCGGGCGGGCGCGGCGCCCGGCTGCGCGCGGTCGACCACGTCGACATCACGCTGCGGGCCGGCCAGGCGCTGGGCGTGGTCGGCGAGTCCGGTTCGGGCAAGTCGACGCTGGCCCGCATCCTGGTCGGGATCGATCCGGGCCATCACGGCACGCTCACCGCGTTCGGTGAGCAGGTCACCGGCCGGGTCCCGGCGCGACGGCGGATGCTTCGCCGCGTCCAGTACGTCTTCCAGGACCCGTACGCCGCGCTCGACCCGCGCCAGACGGTCGCCGAGAGCATCGCCGAGCCGATCGAGCTGGCCGGCACCCGGGACCGGCGCGGCCGGGTTCCCGGACGGGTCGCCGAGCTGCTCGACGACGTGCAGCTGGCCCGCGATCTCGGCACCCGCCTTCCGCACGAGCTCTCCGGCGGGCAGCGGCAGCGGGTCGTCATCGCCAGGGCACTCGCTCTGGAACCGGACGTCCTGATCGCCGACGAGCCGGTCTCCGCGCTGGATCTCTCGGTGCAGGCCGGGATCCTGGACCTGCTCACCCGGCTGCGCGCCGAGCGTGACCTCACCTATCTCGTCATCTCGCACGATCTCGCGGTCGTGCGCGGCCTCTGCACCGACGTCCTGGTGCTGCACGACGGCGTCGGGATCGAGCAGGGCCCGACCGATGCCATCTTCACGGCGCCGACCGCCGACTACACCCGCCGGCTGCTCGACGCCGTCCCCGGCCGTTCCCGGCAGCGCTCCTCATCCGTGCCCCACCCCGCCACCCCCCGGAAGGACAACCCGTGA
- a CDS encoding ketopantoate reductase family protein: MSRYVVIGAGAVGATLAAELHLAGRPVVLVARGEHGAILRRDGLRYVRPDGERQVPVPTIGGPGEIELGPGDVLVLATKTQDAESALAGWAWQPVGDRAAAEVLPVITLQNGLDTERVALRRFATVWAAVSWSPSEFVTPGEIAVPAAPAVGVLWIGRFPAGRDPRLAAVAEELRSARHLVEPVDDIGRWKAGKLLPILGNALDALYEAGPLRDAAAAALQAEAREVYRAAGIDPADLRAETTLDLKAFAPAPIPDRPAGGRSTWQSLARGVSPETDFLNGEIILLARLHGVPAPRNTAVAARLQRAVRERTPAGSLPTADLLELLPGLDAPAAV; the protein is encoded by the coding sequence ATGAGCCGCTACGTCGTGATCGGTGCGGGTGCGGTGGGGGCGACCCTGGCCGCCGAGCTGCACCTCGCCGGCCGCCCGGTCGTGCTGGTCGCCCGTGGCGAGCACGGTGCGATCCTGCGCCGTGACGGTCTGCGCTACGTCCGCCCGGACGGGGAACGGCAGGTGCCGGTGCCGACGATCGGCGGGCCCGGCGAGATCGAGCTGGGCCCCGGCGACGTGCTGGTGCTCGCCACCAAGACCCAGGACGCAGAGTCGGCGCTCGCCGGGTGGGCGTGGCAGCCGGTCGGGGACCGGGCCGCCGCCGAGGTGCTGCCGGTGATCACCCTGCAGAACGGCCTGGACACCGAGCGGGTGGCGCTGCGCCGGTTCGCGACGGTGTGGGCCGCCGTCTCCTGGTCGCCGTCGGAGTTCGTGACGCCGGGCGAGATCGCGGTGCCCGCCGCACCGGCCGTCGGGGTGCTGTGGATCGGCCGGTTCCCCGCCGGCCGGGACCCACGACTGGCCGCGGTCGCCGAGGAGCTGCGCTCCGCCCGCCATCTCGTCGAGCCGGTCGACGACATCGGCCGCTGGAAGGCGGGCAAACTGCTGCCGATCCTCGGCAACGCGCTCGACGCACTCTACGAAGCCGGCCCGCTCCGCGACGCCGCGGCCGCCGCGCTGCAGGCCGAGGCCCGCGAGGTCTACCGGGCCGCCGGCATCGATCCGGCCGACCTGCGGGCCGAGACCACGCTGGACCTGAAAGCGTTCGCGCCCGCCCCGATCCCGGACCGCCCGGCAGGCGGCCGGTCGACCTGGCAGAGCCTGGCCCGCGGGGTGTCCCCGGAGACCGACTTCCTGAACGGGGAGATCATCCTGCTCGCCCGGCTGCACGGTGTCCCGGCGCCACGGAACACCGCCGTGGCAGCCCGCCTGCAGCGGGCGGTACGGGAGCGGACGCCCGCGGGATCGCTGCCCACCGCCGACCTGCTGGAACTGCTGCCCGGGCTCGACGCCCCCGCCGCCGTCTGA
- a CDS encoding ABC transporter substrate-binding protein, translating into MSPRPVPRSRATLRTVAAAVLAATSLALTACGAVTSGTTAGSEQDSSLVIGISRKLTSIDPAEGGSIDGDATLARAIYSGLTYYDPELQLRGELAESWTQDDDTHWTFVLREGVTWSDGSPFTAEQVVRNFERFLDPESTLGNAAAIRAIISGVTAPDDGTVVIETNGPFIDLPDRLAHFFLVNPDFLQAHPDELVALGTGPYVLESVDLENGAVLTRNPSYFGEAPEWERVEYRVLETEAARVQAAQAEEIDVAIQYEPASLELFADSDVYATGNQWSSWNNTLRINENVAPLDDARVRQALNYAIDKQALIRDVVGADVEPLAGQVLSDPYDRVNPDLEAYPYDPERARQLLAEAGHADGITIELGLSTGSYVAQDPVSQAIARQLGEVGITVEITNQSFPNWVERTRSADDAPALYYIGYTSGYRAPAERLRIYTSGNGQSHYSPPDAVYDDLVTRVTAATTPEQQQDLVNQATAHYREQAHAVFLWPQPLTYVVRKDLEWTPRPEHWLVPQEFRSRS; encoded by the coding sequence GTGAGCCCCCGCCCCGTCCCCCGATCCCGCGCGACACTCCGCACCGTCGCCGCCGCCGTGCTGGCGGCGACCTCGCTGGCCCTCACCGCGTGCGGGGCGGTCACCTCCGGTACGACGGCCGGCAGCGAGCAGGACTCGTCGCTGGTGATCGGCATCTCCCGCAAGCTCACCTCGATCGACCCCGCCGAGGGCGGATCGATCGACGGTGACGCCACCCTCGCCCGGGCGATCTACTCCGGCCTCACCTACTACGACCCCGAGCTCCAGCTGCGCGGTGAGCTGGCCGAGAGCTGGACCCAGGACGACGACACGCACTGGACCTTCGTCCTGCGCGAGGGCGTCACCTGGTCCGACGGCAGCCCGTTCACCGCCGAGCAGGTCGTCCGGAACTTCGAGCGGTTCCTCGACCCGGAGTCCACGCTCGGCAACGCAGCCGCGATCCGGGCGATCATCAGCGGGGTCACCGCCCCCGACGACGGCACCGTCGTCATCGAGACGAACGGCCCGTTCATCGACCTGCCGGACCGGCTCGCGCACTTCTTCCTGGTCAATCCCGACTTCCTGCAGGCCCACCCGGACGAGCTGGTCGCGCTGGGCACCGGGCCCTACGTGCTGGAATCGGTGGACCTGGAGAACGGCGCCGTGCTGACCCGCAACCCGAGCTACTTCGGAGAGGCTCCGGAGTGGGAGCGCGTCGAGTACCGCGTCCTGGAGACCGAGGCCGCCCGGGTGCAGGCCGCGCAGGCCGAGGAGATCGACGTCGCGATCCAGTACGAGCCCGCCAGCCTGGAGCTGTTCGCCGACAGCGACGTCTACGCCACCGGCAACCAGTGGTCCAGCTGGAACAACACGCTCCGGATCAACGAGAACGTCGCCCCGCTCGACGACGCCCGGGTCCGGCAGGCACTGAACTACGCGATCGACAAGCAGGCCCTGATCCGCGACGTCGTCGGTGCCGACGTCGAGCCGCTGGCCGGGCAGGTGCTCTCCGACCCCTACGACCGGGTCAATCCCGATCTGGAGGCCTACCCCTACGACCCGGAGCGGGCCCGGCAGCTGCTCGCGGAGGCGGGGCACGCCGACGGCATCACCATCGAGCTCGGCCTGTCCACCGGCAGCTACGTCGCGCAGGACCCGGTGTCGCAGGCGATCGCACGCCAGCTCGGCGAGGTCGGGATCACCGTCGAGATCACCAACCAGTCGTTCCCGAACTGGGTGGAGCGCACCCGCAGCGCCGACGACGCCCCGGCGCTCTACTACATCGGCTACACCTCCGGGTACCGGGCGCCCGCCGAGCGGCTCCGGATCTACACCTCGGGCAACGGCCAGAGCCACTACTCCCCGCCGGACGCGGTCTACGACGACCTGGTCACCCGGGTGACCGCGGCGACCACCCCCGAGCAGCAGCAGGACCTGGTGAACCAGGCGACCGCGCACTACCGGGAGCAGGCGCACGCGGTCTTCCTGTGGCCGCAGCCGCTCACCTACGTCGTCCGCAAGGACCTGGAGTGGACCCCGCGCCCCGAGCACTGGCTCGTGCCGCAGGAGTTCCGGTCCCGGTCCTGA
- a CDS encoding ABC transporter permease, with the protein MSTLAVTPRRRAGRTGSLLAGSFLGAMLLAVVFAGVIFPEGYDAQDVTRRFAEPTWFGPLPLGTDELGRDLLARVLYGGRPALGISAVAAVLATVLGAAAALGATLGGRPWDGIIGRIADVQLAVPTILIALVVLSFSGSGTIPLIGVLTVGSWVLTFRILRAQLAAVVALPYIEAARLAGAQGPTLLRRHVLPAAAPLAVVALTLNFSTALVLESSLGYLGLGIAPPRPDWGQIVASGQAQLAGAWWISIVPGAFLVATVVSIQIVGDRIADLLTLPGSQDGTR; encoded by the coding sequence ATGAGCACCCTCGCCGTGACCCCCCGGCGCCGTGCCGGGCGCACCGGATCGCTGCTCGCCGGCAGCTTCCTCGGGGCGATGCTGCTGGCCGTCGTGTTCGCCGGGGTGATCTTCCCCGAGGGCTACGACGCGCAGGACGTGACCCGCCGCTTCGCCGAGCCCACCTGGTTCGGCCCGCTGCCGCTGGGTACCGACGAGCTGGGCCGCGACCTGCTCGCGCGCGTCCTCTACGGCGGCCGGCCGGCACTCGGCATCAGCGCCGTCGCCGCCGTCCTGGCGACCGTCCTGGGCGCCGCCGCCGCACTGGGCGCCACCCTCGGCGGGCGCCCGTGGGACGGGATCATCGGCCGGATCGCCGACGTGCAGCTGGCCGTCCCGACGATCCTGATCGCACTGGTCGTGCTCTCCTTCTCCGGCTCGGGCACGATCCCGCTGATCGGGGTGCTGACCGTCGGCAGCTGGGTGCTGACCTTCCGGATCCTGCGCGCCCAGCTGGCCGCCGTGGTCGCGCTGCCCTACATCGAGGCGGCCCGGCTGGCCGGGGCGCAGGGGCCCACCCTGCTGCGCAGGCACGTGCTCCCGGCTGCCGCGCCGCTGGCCGTCGTCGCGCTGACACTCAACTTCTCCACCGCGCTGGTCCTGGAGTCGAGCCTGGGCTACCTCGGGCTCGGCATCGCGCCGCCGCGACCGGACTGGGGGCAGATCGTCGCCTCCGGGCAGGCCCAGCTCGCGGGGGCCTGGTGGATCTCCATCGTGCCCGGCGCATTCCTGGTCGCGACCGTCGTCAGCATCCAGATCGTCGGCGACCGGATCGCCGATCTACTCACCCTCCCCGGCTCCCAGGACGGCACCCGATGA
- a CDS encoding ABC transporter permease has translation MTAVLSPTGPPGPPAGAPPSPARPARPRWPLSARYVLSRLLNAVLAVWAVLTIVFFAMHMTGNPASLLLPIDASEEEIARLTAALGFADPLPEQYLRFLGQVLTGQFPASIRHGGDPVALVLERLPATLLLGTWGMIIGASLGLAAGAVATFGRNRRLRRVPISVLTALEAVPSFFLGIVLIAVFSIALSVLPLRGAGTPAHLVLPAVVIGLALAAPVARVFRTSLQESTGAEHVRLAEAKGIGRAQVVLRHIVVNALAPVLNVLGVQAGVVLGGAVVTEAVFGWPGVGQLATSAIDSRDFPVVLACVALIAFGFVLVNLLVDLAAAILDPRGGRR, from the coding sequence ATGACCGCCGTCCTGTCCCCCACCGGACCACCGGGCCCACCAGCCGGTGCCCCGCCCTCCCCGGCACGTCCGGCACGTCCGCGCTGGCCGTTGTCCGCGCGCTACGTGCTCAGCAGGCTCCTCAACGCGGTGCTCGCGGTCTGGGCCGTGCTGACCATCGTGTTCTTCGCGATGCACATGACCGGCAACCCGGCGAGCCTGCTGCTGCCGATCGACGCGAGCGAGGAGGAGATCGCCCGGCTCACCGCGGCACTCGGGTTCGCCGATCCGCTCCCCGAGCAGTACCTGCGCTTCCTCGGCCAGGTGCTGACCGGGCAGTTCCCCGCCTCGATCCGGCACGGCGGCGATCCGGTCGCGCTCGTCCTGGAACGACTGCCCGCCACCCTGCTCCTCGGCACCTGGGGCATGATCATCGGCGCGTCGCTCGGGCTGGCCGCGGGTGCCGTCGCGACGTTCGGGCGCAACCGGCGGCTGCGGCGGGTGCCGATCAGCGTGCTGACCGCGCTGGAGGCGGTGCCCAGCTTCTTCCTCGGCATCGTGCTGATCGCGGTGTTCAGCATCGCGCTGTCGGTGCTGCCGCTGCGCGGCGCCGGGACGCCGGCCCATCTGGTGCTGCCTGCGGTCGTCATCGGGCTGGCACTCGCCGCGCCGGTGGCCCGGGTGTTCCGGACCTCGCTGCAGGAGAGCACCGGCGCCGAGCACGTCCGGCTGGCCGAGGCCAAGGGGATCGGACGGGCGCAGGTGGTGTTGCGCCACATCGTGGTCAACGCGCTCGCGCCGGTGCTCAACGTGCTCGGTGTGCAGGCGGGTGTGGTGCTCGGCGGTGCCGTCGTCACCGAGGCGGTGTTCGGCTGGCCGGGCGTCGGCCAGCTGGCGACCAGCGCGATCGACAGCCGGGACTTCCCGGTCGTCCTCGCCTGCGTCGCCCTGATCGCCTTCGGGTTCGTGCTGGTCAACCTGCTCGTCGACCTGGCGGCTGCGATCCTCGACCCCCGCGGAGGCCGTCGATGA